One Campylobacter sp. MIT 99-7217 genomic window, CAGCCTTCAATGTCTCTTGTTTTGGTAAAAAGCATGGACTGTACTGAAATTGGTGCGTCTCCTCCAATCAATACACTTCCAACCTTAATCTGCCTTGTTTTATATCTTTTGTATTCCATAAATAAGCCTAAAAAATTTTTCTAAGATTTTAACTTTTTTTAGTTTAAATAAGGTTTATTTTAGAAATTTCAAAGATAGAAAATTTATACTATTTTTATTTGTTATATCATTCTTTATCATAAGCCTTATTTTTAAAAATTTAAAAAATATTCCAAAAATTTTAAAAATCAGTTCGTTTTACGATATAATTTTACCCATAAACCTTTAGGTAAAGGACACAAAATGCACCAACATTCTATCATCATGGGAAATATTCCGCTAGGTAAATTTTTCTTTTTGCGTTTGGAAAATGCTTTTTTGCTCGCTGAAAAAGGCGATATTTTCGAGCTTTTAAGTGATTATGACAATCTTGAAAACGATCTTTTATCTTGGTGCAATTTTAAAGGCGAAAAATTCCTTGAAAAAACAAAAATTAACAATTCCTTTGCCTACAAAATGCTTAAAAACTCAAGCACTAAATTCCATGCCTTTGATCCAAAGCTTTCTATCGCTCCGCTTGAAAATGGTCTTAGTGCAAGAGGAGCAAAGCTTGAAAATGCAAGCCCTCATTATCATTTCAACCTAAGCGTTAAAGATGAAATTTGGAGTGATAATGTAAGCAAAATTTATCAAGAAAGCAAAAGCTCGCAGTGGAATGCAAGCACAGATATAGCTTGGCATGATATACCAAAATACAACCCAAGCCTTGAATTTGCCATAGCTCAAATCATGACCTATCTTGTGGAAAATGAATTTTCAGCCCTTTATATCCCCTCTAAATTCTTGCCGACTATCTCGCCTTTTTATCATGAAGTGCCTTTACTTTTATCAAGTGTGATTGGCGATGAGGCAAGGCATATCGAGGTTTTTATTAAGCGTGCAAATGCTACAGGTCTTGGGCTTCAGTACTCAACCCTTACCACACAACAAAGCCTTTATACGCTTTATAAAGAACAAGACTATCTTAAATCAAGCTTTTTACTGCATATCATGGGCGAGGGAACTTTCATGGACTTGCTAAGCTTTTTAGAAAACTACGCCCAAGATGAGCCTACTAAAAATCTTTTAAGACTAGCTAGAAAAGATGAGGGCAGGCATGTAGCTTATGGAATGGGGCATGTAAAAAGTGCCATTTCAAATAATCCCAAACGCATAGAGCTTCTCAAAGACGCTGTTTTTAGACGCAAGCATTATTTAGACGAATTAAGTGGCGAATCCTCGCTTTTGCTAGAGTCCTTAGCTCTTTTTGCAGGCGGTGGAGATAGTGCTTCAAATTTTAGCTTTGGCTTTGAAGCGGTGGAGGATTTGAAACAAAAAATGGAAAAAAACCGCACTAAAAGGTTGGTAGAATGTGGCATAGATGAGGATTTAGCTCATGATATGAGCAAGTCTCATACTCCAAATTTTATGTAAGCTTTTTCGTGTTTTTAAGCCCTAAAAAGACAAAAAAGCTTAGGCTTTTTCAAATTTAAATCAAGTTTGATTTTACAAAAAAAGGAGAAAAAAATGCTAAGTCTAGAAAACTTAGAAGAAAATGCCAAAGAATTTGGTGAAAAATACATCAAGCCTATCACTAAAAAAGTGGATCAGGAGGGAATTTTTCCAA contains:
- a CDS encoding ferritin-like domain-containing protein, with protein sequence MHQHSIIMGNIPLGKFFFLRLENAFLLAEKGDIFELLSDYDNLENDLLSWCNFKGEKFLEKTKINNSFAYKMLKNSSTKFHAFDPKLSIAPLENGLSARGAKLENASPHYHFNLSVKDEIWSDNVSKIYQESKSSQWNASTDIAWHDIPKYNPSLEFAIAQIMTYLVENEFSALYIPSKFLPTISPFYHEVPLLLSSVIGDEARHIEVFIKRANATGLGLQYSTLTTQQSLYTLYKEQDYLKSSFLLHIMGEGTFMDLLSFLENYAQDEPTKNLLRLARKDEGRHVAYGMGHVKSAISNNPKRIELLKDAVFRRKHYLDELSGESSLLLESLALFAGGGDSASNFSFGFEAVEDLKQKMEKNRTKRLVECGIDEDLAHDMSKSHTPNFM